GTGAGATTATCTCTTCTAATAATTTTACGAAATCACCTGAGACAAGAAATATTTCTCTGGTTTTCCAAGATTATGCTCTTTTTCCACATTTAAATATCGAACAAAACATCCGTTTTGCAATACGAAAATCAAGTAAGAAGGATCAAGATAAAATCTTAAATGACGTTCTCTGTCTTGTTAATCTAGAGAAAGAAAATAAGAAATACCCTCACGAGTTATCTGGAGGCCAGCAACAAAGAGTTGCCATTGCAAGATCAATTGCAAGTGGTAGCAAGCTAATTCTCTTTGATGAGCCATTTAGTAACTTGGACCCTACTCTTAGAAAATCGTTACGATTAGAGCTTAGAGAAATTTTAAAAAAGGCAAAAATTAGTGCTATCTTTATAACTCATGATCAAAATGAGGCGTATGATATAGCAGACAGAATAGCTATTTTAGATAATGGCCAAATAATTCAAGAAGCTACCCCAAGAGAAATATATCAAGGACCTAAGAATTTATTTGTAGCGAACTTCTTAGGTAGTAAAAATACTATCCCAGCAAAATATAATAACGATAAAAATACATTCTACTGCCCTCTATTCGAAATGCAGGCCACTTGTAAACACGACTCTAATAGGAGCTATTTCTTCTACATTCCTTCGGATGCTATAAGCACAGAGCTATGTGACAAGAATAAATATATGTTCAAAGTTATCTCTAGCCAATTTAGAGGAGATCACTTCCACTTAGCTCTAGAGTGTAATGATATTCAACTACAACTCTCCCGATCGAGTAGTGACATGGAAGGTTTTTGTGACGATGAACTTTGCCTTTACTTCGACTTTGATAAGATTAGAATTATTACAAACTAATCAATTTGAGGAAAAGGAACTGAGAGGATCAGACATACCATTTTCAAATACATCAGCTCTATAGGAGTAACAACATTATCACTAAGAATTCCTCTGACTAATGACTTAATTAACTTTTCAGTCTCCTCGTCTTTCAGAAACTTTAACGACTCTAACGATTGTTTTACGCACTTATAATTTAACTGAGACTTGTCTCTTAACGTGATACTTACCCCTAGCTCCTTGATCGCCTGAGAAAAAGAACTCGTATCATTTTTAGAATTATTTGATGTCAAATTCCAAAAGCTTAGAACTACACTCACTTCCTCCAAGTTATCAGTGAGAAGACTTCCTTTCTTATACCTAGTATCCAACTTATTTTCATTAATTAAGCTCTCTAAAACACTTAGTAAAAGAAATTCGCGAACATTAGTTTTTGAGTCACTAAAGATTAGAACATTAATAACTTCGAACATCTTATCTCTGTCTTTTGACTTCAACCTCTTTAATGCGGGCATTGCTAATTCGATCAAAGAAAAGCGAGCTTTTTGTGGCATTGAAATCATGTTATCAACGATTTGAATTAGACTTTGTAAAGATGATTCATCTAATCGCTCCCTTAATAAATCAATTTGATCTTGTCTTTTTTTAAAATTATTGTGATCAACAAATAAGGAATAGATAACAAGAACACAGTCTTGCTTCTTATACAGAAAGTTTCTAACTTCAAGAGGTATAAGTGTATTTAAAATATTTTGACTATTAACAAGAGATGCGTCATCAACACTGCCAATGCGATTTATAATTCCTACTTGATTTTCTTCATCGTTAATTAACCCTTTCTTAATCAAGTGCTGCGTAGCCTTTTTCTTTTCTTGGGCCTTCCATTTTTCGTCAAAGACTTCTTTTTCAAAGTCATGTCTCTCATTTTTTAAAAAGTTCTCTCTATCAAACTTTGGATCAACATGTTCAATACGGCTAAGAATTGTTGGATGAGTGGCCATCATACTATTTAAGCTCAATCCCTGTGAAAAGAACATATGCGCAATTTGCTTAGAGCTTGTACTGCTAATCCATTTCGTTTGTTGTAGATATATTTTTTTAAATAATCTAATCAGTGATTGAGGATTTCGAGTGTACTGAACAGAACAACTATCTGCGAGATATTCTCTTTCTCTAGATATTCTCGCCTGAATTAGAGACGCAAAAAAGTGACCAATATAACCTACTACAAAGATAGCAAGTCCTACAATAACAATAGAACCAGAGGAGTCTTTACTATTAGATCTTCTCACAGTTCTTCTAGAAGATCGCGCTCTCATCAACACCCTACCGATTTCACCAATAACAAGTATTCCAAATAGGACTGCTATCAGTCTCATATTTAGTAGCATATCTCCATTAAAAATATGTCCGTATTCGTGAGCAACAACGGCCTGCAATTCATCACGGTCTAGGTAGTCTAATGTTCCTTGTGTTACACATATGGCGCAATCATTAATATCATGACCTGCTGCGAATGCATTGATACTCGACTCTCTGTCTAAAACAAAGATGGCCGGTATCGCTACTCCACTAGCAATACTAATCTCCTCAACCACATTTCTATAAATGAGTTCTTTTTCTGTGAGCTCACCTTTAAGTTCTCTGGCACCTAGCATTTTTGCAACACTTCTTCCTCCACTTGAGAGTTGAAGTTTTTTAAGGAAATAGGCTCCAGAGATGATAAGGATTGTTCCACAGGTCGTAATAGCAATACACTTAAGTATCGCAGCACTAAAAAATCCAGTCGCAGAAGTATTGTGACCTACGAACGAAATATAAGTGTAGATTCCAACAATATTGACGGCAATAATTATTCCTACTACAGAGAGTAGGAATAAATAAATATATGATCTTGTCTTTGAACGAGATTGACGTTGTTTTTCCCAAAAATTCATTTTTAGAATTCTACTTTAACTGCTTCTCTTTCAACATTATTAGTAATTTCCCAAAGAGTTGCCGCAATGAAATTAAACATTCCTGCAATAATATTAGAAGGAAAAACTTCTCTTGTATTATTATAATCTGTCACAGAATCATTATAGTGTTGTCTTGCGAATGAAATTTTATTTTCAGTACTCTTAAGTTCTTCCATAAGATCACTCATAGTAGAATCTGATTTAATTTCAGGGTAGCTCTCACTTACTGCAAATAACTTACCTAAAGTTTGAGAAAGCATTCCTTCCATTTGCATAGAGTTTTTCATTCCTTCTATATTTCCAGCATTACCACCTAAGGCCTTCATCGCTCCAGCCGCTTGATTTCTTGCCATAATTACTGCTTCAAGAGTTTCACGCTCGTGAGACATAAACTTCTTAGCTGTTTCTACAAGATTAGGAATTAGGTCATACCTTCTTTTAAGTTGAACATCAATTTGCTTAAAAGAATTCTGATACTCATTTCTCTTTCTAACTAAGGAGTTATATATACCTATAAAATAGAATATTAAGAACAAACCAATTAGAGCGAATACCGCCATGCCGATGAAAATAATTTCCATTATTACTCCTAAATTATCTTTATAATTTTATTATTAAGTATACTTTATTACATTAAAATAATTCTTACTGAAATTCAACTTGCCACCAAGCTTGAATCTCCGAACAGGGAGAATTATTCTTATTACCGCAAATATTCCCACCAGGATGTCCTTTACCATTATGGCTTCCTGCAGGCATATTTATCATCTCATTATTAGTCGCACTCCCTCCGGCACCTGGAGAAGGACTAAGAAGAGAATTAAAATGCTGGTCATAATTAACTGCGTGACAACTTGAGCATCTACTGTCTAGTAGAGGTTTTACATTATTTTGATAGAAGTCATACCCTTCGATACTTGGAGCATATGTATAAATATTTTGAGGAGAATTAGCTAGAGCGATCTCTTGCTGATTTGAATCAATAGCATAACCGTATAACTGGTGAGCGCTTCCATCTCTATATTGAGAAGGAATGAAGAATATGAAACCATGATTTCCTGTTACACTACCTCCAGGAAGATTCGCACTCACACTTCCTAGAAATGTTCCACTTCCCTTTGGTCCATCGAGATAGAATTCAACTTGAAGTGTACTATTGACATTAAAACTATCTCCTGCCCAACCATTAATCTTTCCCAAAGAGCTTATAACATCAACACTTCCCATGACACCGCTTCCACTATTAGTTGGAGGATTATCTACAACAGGAGGATTAAGTTGAGAAAACTCTAGGGCATACCAATTCGCAAATTTTTCACAAATACCTTCTGTAGAATTAGCACATTTGACTCCACCAGCGTGGGCCATACTTCCAATCATTTTCATATTAAGAGTTGAGCCTTGATAATTTGTAGAATTCATCATGAGCGCCTTAAGCTGATCATATTCTCCTACACTGATCGGTGCTCCGCCATTACTAGAGTGACAAAGAAGACAGTTTTGAGCTTGAAGTGCAGGACTAACAACTTCTTCATAGTAGCTATAGGCATTTGCATAATCAGTTGAAGGTGTACTAATTTCAGAAGGTGCAGTGCTTGAAGTATCATAAGAAGTTGAAGAACTGTTTTTATTCTTATAGTTAACTTTTGCATTTTGAGGAGTGATCATTAAGTCGCAGTGAGTATATGTTACTAACAAAACGACAACGAGAACAATACTTGACCATTTAAATTTATTTTCCATTTTTTCACCTTCTAAAGAAATACTATTTTCTATTCGGATGTTTGAGTAAAATATTAAGGTCGAAAATTCCCATTTTATGCTCTTGAGATATCAGGTAAACTAATACCATTGTGAGGTTTAAATGAAACAAAGTTTTTTAGTCAAGATTGTCTTATTTTTAGTTTTTTCTTTTTCTTCAATGGCCGCGAGTAAAGGCGTCATAGTTGATGTTAACCTCTCTCCAGCAGGCAGTTTTCAAATCAAAGGTAAGCTCAAGGGTTCAGTTACTCAAAAAGGCGACAAGTTAATTTCCAATTCACTTTATGCTTCTGTTCAAAAGTTTAAAACAGGAATGGATCTTAGAGATGACCACACAAAAAAGAAACTTGAGTATAAGAAGTATCCAAAAGTTGAAATATTGAAGGCCGCAGGAAAAGACGGGAAAGGTCAGGCCATTATCCAAATTAGATCTATAAAGAAGAAGGTCTCCTTTACATATAAGAAATTAAACTCAAAGTATATTCAAGCAGTTTTTAATTTAAGTCTTAAAGACTTTAACTTTGAGGGTATAAACTATATGGGTGTAGGTGTAAAAGATATTGTTAAAGTAACTGCTACTGTACCGGTTAAGTAATGATTAAGAAGACTTTACAATTACTCCTTTTAATAACTAGCACTTCTTGTGGACAGTCTTGGAATACAAACTCTAAAGACTTTCTTCTTAGTGGAAACGGAATTGACCCCTCAAATACAAATTTGGTTACGGCATTTGCAGTTATAAATGATGAATGTATTTCTTGTCACACGGGCTATCACAACTCTTGGTCAACTCTAAATACTGACCAATTGTGGATTGCCAATGGGTCTATTGTTGCAGGTAGTGCACTATCGAGCCCTCTAATTACAAGGCTAAAAAATAGAGGTGGAGATATGCCACTTTTAAGCCCTACTCTCACAGAGACTCAGTATAATGCTCTTATTAATTGGATTGATGCTCTCTAGTTTAGAGATTAGAAAATATAATTTACTCCAAAAGACATAGTCGTTGAAGAGAAACCAAATATTCGTCCAAGCTTTAGGTCTACTCCAAAACTCTTATACATCCATCCAGATTCAACCATTAGCCCAAGGCCCATCTGGGATTTTCCTTCAATTGTGAATCCATCTGGTTCAGTAAAGTCTCCTACTCTATAAACAAATGGTACCGACATCCCAAAAGAGACGCTTCCTGCTTTAGGTTTCCATCTAACACCAGGAAATAAAAAGAGCGCCCTTTCTGTAACATTGGACTGAAAGTAATCTATCTCTTTTGTGTCTTCTCCAACAGTAGCACTGGCAAATGCAATACAGGCATCCATTTTATAATTAATATAAGCATTAGCATATTCAAAGCCACCGCCTAAACATGTACCTTCTGCGGACGACCCAATATCTTGTTTAGTTCCGGAAGGAGAAACTAGAGTCAGCTTATCTTGCCAAGTAATATAACTAACCAGTAAGTTCTTACTCTGCTTATAAACCAAGCGTTGGTACTCATTCTTTCTCTCGCCTACAGCTTCAAATAATTCTTCAGCTTCATCTTCATGATGCTCAGCCGCGATACAAATTGCTGTATACATTTGAGCCGCTTTGTAAAAGAGTTCATTATTAGATTCGTCATATAGGGCCTTAGTATTATAGGCCTTTTTATAATAGTAAAAAGATAGTTTTTCATCAATGCCTTCGATATCTTCAGCATTACCATCTGCTCTATAAGAGCTAATAATCTCTTGGTTCTTCTGTGGGTATTTCTTTTTAATTAATACTGTATATATAACTAATGCATCTTTGTGATAGCCTAGCTTTTCATTTGCAAGAGCTGCCAATTCAAGTGCGCCAGAAGGAGTAGACATTCTTCTAAAATTATATCTCGAACGAAGTATATTCAAGCTAGTATCATATAGACCTTTCTTATAGGCTATCTTAGCATTTTTAAAGGCCTCTCTCTCCTCTACAGAGGCCTTCCTGGCCAGAGAGCTTCCTGCAAAACATAAAATTGAAAAAAGTAAAAGTAGATGTCTTATAGCCATAAATGTAGTTGTCCAGCAAAAGACCATGTGTCTTTTGAATAGTTTGAATCGCTAAAAACTCGAGAATTATATAGATCAAATCTAAGTTCTAGACCTTGAAAAGGAAGATATTGAAAACCCGGACCAATTCGAAGAACCTTATCCGTTTTCTCTATATTGGCCCATAGGAACTCTACAGAAGTTAAATAGAATGTTCCTCTTCTTAACAGAACATGATTTTGGAAAAATGCATATCGACTTGTCAAATCTTGTGCAGTTACAACAGGCGTCTTAGTGACCTGTCCAACTTCGGCCATAATTGAAGAGCCTTTATCAAATCCCCACCTTCCATGTAGAGCATACATTGAGTTTTTCAAGTATTCACTCTCAGACATTAACAGAGAAGCTCCTACTCTCGATTTAGGACCTAAAGTATATTCAAATTGAGATGTAAATCCACTTTGTCTCACTTCTTGATCTTGAGTAGGGTTTCCAACAAAATATTGAGCTCCTACTTCAAACTCTGCTCTAGTATAATGAACAACCACTCCTTGAGATTGATCATTCATAGTAAGGCCTGTAATCGCTCTTGAGAATGCTATATGATCAGGAACTCTAATGCCGAAAACCTTGTCCATTAATCCTGCATAGAGACCCCAGTTTTCATTTACTCTCATTCCAATGTAGGCTTCACGAGATCTATAGGTTGGCTCATCATTTGATTTATCACCGCGTGGTTTTGGAGCATATCCAAAAGTACCAGAAGCGTAGTATTTATCATTTTTACCAAATTTAGCGACCACATTAACATTGGCCATCATATGAATAACTTCGGTTTCTGAGTTCTTTTCTCCCAAATTAGTTCTAAGTGCCAAACCTCTATAATTAACAGATGGCCTAAGCCAACTAGTAAATGCCTTTTGATACATAAAGCCTGATCGCTCACCAATTTCATCTTCACTAACATCACTATTCCAAATGGAACGATCTGCAATAACAGTGGCGGATACAGCTCTTCCATAATCAGTAAGAGGGCCATTTCCATGAGGATTATAGTGGCAAGTTAGACATGAGGTATAGCCGTATCCAATATAATTAGGGTAGGCCTTCAGGCTAAATGAGATAAGAAAGAAAAATAGTATCTTAAGTGTTTTCAATAATCATCAACTGTTAAAATAAATATCTTTAGAGATACTAAATATTGTAACAGTGAAAATTGGCAAGTGCATACGCAGCGCAGTAATTATTTTGAATTTAAGTGAGTTTTTATCTTAGTAGCAACCTTTTCTAAGCGACGAAAGTTATCACCTTCTCTCAAAGAAAACTCTCCCCTCTCTACGCCTTCAATTAAGTCATCAATAAAGGACTCAAAAGCAAAAATTGGACCAACAGTTCTATGAGAAAGAACAATTCCACTAATAAAAACCACAAGAGCAAAACTGAGAGACAAGAAAATATAAGCCACAAGATATGTGATAAAGTATTTTTGATTCAAAAGACCAACTTCTACTAATAGAGTTCTAAAGTAAGTAAATGAAAAGATACCGAAGATCAAAGAGCAGCTAACTACAATCGCCGTTAATTTTGAAGCAAACTTTACTTGCTCATCAGAATATAGAAGAAGTTTTCCTCTTTGATTTTCAGGATGCCAGATAATTTTCTCTTTGCTAATTATTTTATAAAGAATTAGTCCCGCACCGACCCATTGGAAAACGTCTGCAATATTAAATGTAATCTCAATTCCAGGAATAATATTAAATGGAATGAAGTCAATACTTTTACCGATAAGAGTTCTATCTATCACATTACCAAAGATTCCACCTATAAATAATGATATCCCATATTTAAGAATAGCAAGTCGAGGTGAAAGCATATAAATCAAAACGGTATAAATGAAGAAAATAAAACCTGAGATACTTGTTAAAGCGATAATTCTAAGGGCACTAGGTATATCAGAATAGAGGCCAAAGATGACCCCTTCATTATAGTGTAACGTTGGCAAACCTCTTCCTAGATATTTAGAGATTTGATCAATAATTATGACAAGGGTAAAGATCCCAAGACATTTAAAAAATGTTTTTCCCATACTATTGTAATTCTAACACTTCAAACGAGAATGAGAAACGATCGGCAGTATTTCCATTCTCTTTAATTGCTAAAAGAGAAGATGATGATACTGAAGAGTCGGCGGGACCAACAACTTTATCTACAAAATTATATGTTGCGTGCTGAGGATTATAATTTCCATTAATGAGAAGCTTCATTCCCTTCACTCTAATATTTCGATTAGAAATAATCTTAGGGTTAAAGAACTGATAAGTATATTCGTCAAATTCTCTACATTCGACTTCAAGTCTAACTGACCCAGAGTTTAAACCAACCATTGCAGAAATATCATAACTAAAAGTAACACTTGTACCTAGGTCGAAAGTTGTTGGAGATTGATTGAAGTCATCAGTTAGTATGACGGTACTTATCTTTGTACCATCTTCTCTTTGTCTAATTTCTAATCTATTAGAATCCCCTTGAGGCATAAAGAAATTCATAGGGTTTCTATTTGTAGTAGTCGTAACTTCTCTCCACTCAAAACCATTCGTGGCAGGAATATGCCATTGCGCATAGTTACCATTATTTAATCTAATAAAGAAAGAATCATCACTATTTGCTTTCGCATCAACATAGGCCCACATTTTGTATGTGGCAGTTTTCATGCTTGAGAAATTAATAAAGGCCATCCCAGCAGTTGGGTCGTTTACATTCTTATTAACACCAGTTCCACCAACATAGAGATATTCAATATCTCCACTTTGCCCTCTCGTCATTGGGGCCTGTAACATCGCGGCTCCAGGCTGAAGCTTTATAAGACCAGTATTTCCTCCAGCATTTAAACTTTGATCTAGAGTTAAAGACTCATTTGTCGTCATACTAGAATTAGAAGATGCTTCATCATCAATAGGAGTGACATTAGCTGAATCTCTCATAGCGATCCACTGTTCTATCTCAGAAAGAATTTCATTGCTATTATCTGCACAATTAGACCAACAATTATGATTTTCGTCTTTTAATTTAAGAACCATTCTTGAATTTTCAGGATTTGTAAAATTGACTTTATAACTATTGATAATAGCATCATATGCAGTATTAACATCACTTGAAGCATGTAGAGGTTGTTGCAAGGAACCATGACAACTAGCACATCTATTCTTTGTAATCTGCCAAACTGTATTGGAGAAGAATTCAACATCATCACCAGTTGCTGTAGATACTATTCCACTATTACTGACACTAATATCATCAGGGTGTGAAAAAGTTAAATCACTTTTTTTCTTAGAAGCTGCTGGCATTCCACAATGATTATACGTCACCAACAAAAGTCCTAATACAACAACACTTGAAATCTTTTTCCACATACTTTTAAACCTTAAAGTTTATTAAAAATTAAATATTTATCCAAATCCTGTCCAAATGGATTATCTCCTACAATCGCGTCTAATCTTCCTTCTTCTCCACTAAGAGCGAGGTAATTTGCAACGATGGCCTTGGATAAATTCACAGAACTATTACTTGTGGCCATTGCACTATTTTCCACTGATCCACTTTCTTTAAACCAACCTACTTGCCTCTTTCCAGTTCTTAGAGTTGCTCTACCCGCATTTCTATAAACCATCATAAAAGCACTTGATCTTTGACCGCTATCTCCAGACCAGACGTACTTACCTCTCCCATTTGCCGAGTCATCTATTTCAGCTCTTGCAGTAACTCCACCATCTGTATAAACAAGAATCATAAGATCTTTTTGTTTTCTGGCCGCTAGTTCTAAGACTTTTCCTATTAATACACCGGCCGACTCATCTCTTTGTTCACCAGTTGCTCTTGTTCTATTATGATAATCATAGCCACCTTTCTCAATTGTCGCAGCTCCGATATAACCTTCTAGAACAAGCTTTGCTAATGTCGCCGTCTTTCTATCGTCACCATTATTTAGATTTCCAAAGACTGCCTGTACATCAGCATCACTTGATGCATTAATTGCTTCTTCTGAGAACTTATTTAAAACATCTTGTGACTGAATATAACCACAAGAAACCAAGGCCTTAATTTGTTCAGGAAGAGACTTAGAAGAGAAGTTATTAATTCTCTGTTCACTCATTCTTTGAGTGGCCTTTAAAATCCTCTGAGCTTGATTTCTAGAAAAGACAGTATTAAGTCTACCGATATTAACTAATGCTAATGCATCTTCTGGTCTATTTATTGTTACAGGTTGCGCAGCTGGGTTTATAGACATTGCAGGAGATCTAGATCTCCCTCCAGACTCACTATTTCTTGTACCCGCTAAATTTGTTAAAGACCCTTGAGCTCCAGCAGCATTGAGCCAGTACATTGGATTGAGTGGATTATTTTGAGTATCATCACTTGATGAACTGGCAAATACACCTCCATCAACCTTTGCTCTAGTCGCAGCAGAGGTATTGTCTTGAATTCCTCGCAAGATCCCACTATCTCCATGAAACGCCAACCCTAAGTCAGTATTTAATTGTCCTTGATTTTTTGGATGCATATCAGGCGGCAGCCCTAGAGTTGTATAAGATTGCAAGAAGTCCATTTGTCCTCCTGCTCCTCCTACCATAACATTAGAACCTGGAAGATTAGCTCCTCCGGCCAAATCAAAAATAAGTATTGGAGTTTTTCCTACAATGGCCTGAGCGACTTCACAGTCAACAGCAGCATATGCTTGATTTGAGAGAACTCCTAATAGAGATGGTACTGCCGTAAGGGCGCCCATAGAAATAAGTCCATGAGAGAGAAAATCTCTTCTTGTCTTTAGAGTATGACCTTCAGGAATAATTATCTTTTCTTCTTTTTTCTTAGTCATCATAATCTCCTAAAGCATAATTGCATGAATAGAACCTAGGGTTGATATACAAACGCCTTTGGCTATTTCTCTGGTCACTGCTGAAGAACCTTGATTCTCCCCTACCAGCAAATCATTAATTAAAGAATTTAATTCACTTTGAGCTGCAATTTTTGTTGAAAACTCCTGATCACTTAGCATCCAAAAGTGATCAATTGCACTATCTATTAGATAAGCTCTTCCTTCATTATCTAATTCAGAACTTGGCGCTCGACCAAAGTCTAAATCTGGCCAAATATTCGCCCTTAAACTTGCTGACTCAACCAGCTCATTACAAAATTCTGCCGCTAGCTTTACAATGGCAACTTGATTAGCAGACTGAAAGGACTTTATGCTATTTGTTGTTGGTAATTGGTCTTTTACTGCTGCATACGTATTTCTAATCTCTCTATCTTCGATGCTAACTCCAGTGAGTTGGGCCATAGTCATCAAAATCTGTTCATAATTTTTAACTCCAACTTCTACAGTCTGTGTAACCACTGGATTTGGATTAGGAATATTTTGATCTTCAATCGTCTCAGGAATACTCGAGTCTGACTGAGTATTATTAACCACTGTTTCATTTGTGCTCGTCTTAGTGCTCTTATTCTTTCCGGTCTTTTGACTGACAACACAGTGATTATAACTTAGTAGCAATAGAACTACAGTCGTTACTGAACCTAGTATTTTCATAGATCTTTTCTTCATTAATTACCTCCTTTAAAACAAATAGAGGCCATCTTAGAGAATAGATCTTTCATTCTAAATCCCATAGTCGACTCGAACATCGTTGCATAATTATCAATTTGAGTTTCACCTAAAGTTTCTTTTGCATCATTTAGACAAATAAGTTTGTAGCTTTTTTGCACCATACATCTAGAAAATGCTTTTGAACTGGATAACATTCTCCCCAGAGATTTGGCACCTGCTCCATTTTGACTTCCTCGCCATCCAAGAGATGCATTTTGTCCATTTGCCCAAAGGTTTAACCAAGAGTCATTCGTTGTAACATAACCTGCAGGAAAGAGATTATTGCGATTAATTTTTTCTACTACAGTTCCTGGAGTATGCTTAACTTCACCATCAACATAATCAAAGTAAGCAAATGCTCCACCGAGAGCATCTTGGCCAGCGTGACAACCAACACATTTATTCTTGAAAGTTCTTGAATCATTACCTGGTTTTCTATCAACGTCTTGCCTAACCCTAAAGTCAGGAAGATTCACATCATGTAAATCCTCAAAGTCCTTACAAAGAAAATTCATAAAAGTATATCTAGTCATGGCACGATTTGTTCCATCAGAAAAAAAAGCTTCACCAGCTGCTCTAGTTGTAATAATACCTGCAGTATCACTAATCCCATTCATCTGGGACTGAGTTGCTAGAGAGAGCGCTTCTTTTAAATCAATATTCTTCTCTTCCGCTTCTTTATAGTGATCATTAGAATCAGAAGAGTAAGGAGCAATATCTCCGCTATCTACAGTATATAGAATGTCATCATGAAGAACGCTTGAAAATGGTCTATCATCTCGAATGACACCAATAATTGTTGCAACGTAATCATTAAAAGGAATTCTATTGGTTTCATCTTCATTGGTCCAAGGCTTGGCCCAATTTTTAAGAACAACATTATAAAAATTCTTATTATTCATCGCTTCTTTAGCTGCTTGTTCAACTTGGTTAGAAGCAACAAGAATAGACATTCTTTGTAATACATCTTTAGAAGGAGGAACACCTGTTATACGATTATGAAGCTGATGAGCTGTTTTCCAAGAGTCACCAAAGCTACTCATGCTTACTAAGAGCATTAAGCCTATTTTTAATTTCGTTTTAGAATTCATTCCCTTCCTCATCATATAGATATAGTTAGTACACAACTTATATTATGATGAAAAATTATTGAGTAAAAGCTTTGGAACATTATACCGATTAGATCAGCTTCTAAGTTTTTGAAAACTCGTTATGTGCTTTTTAATCTATCAA
The DNA window shown above is from Halobacteriovorax sp. HLS and carries:
- a CDS encoding ABC transporter ATP-binding protein, which produces MSILTVESINFSYPDNKVINNLSFDLEEGEILCVLGESGCGKSTLFHCISGFEDISSGSISYNGEIISSNNFTKSPETRNISLVFQDYALFPHLNIEQNIRFAIRKSSKKDQDKILNDVLCLVNLEKENKKYPHELSGGQQQRVAIARSIASGSKLILFDEPFSNLDPTLRKSLRLELREILKKAKISAIFITHDQNEAYDIADRIAILDNGQIIQEATPREIYQGPKNLFVANFLGSKNTIPAKYNNDKNTFYCPLFEMQATCKHDSNRSYFFYIPSDAISTELCDKNKYMFKVISSQFRGDHFHLALECNDIQLQLSRSSSDMEGFCDDELCLYFDFDKIRIITN
- a CDS encoding M48 family metalloprotease; this translates as MNFWEKQRQSRSKTRSYIYLFLLSVVGIIIAVNIVGIYTYISFVGHNTSATGFFSAAILKCIAITTCGTILIISGAYFLKKLQLSSGGRSVAKMLGARELKGELTEKELIYRNVVEEISIASGVAIPAIFVLDRESSINAFAAGHDINDCAICVTQGTLDYLDRDELQAVVAHEYGHIFNGDMLLNMRLIAVLFGILVIGEIGRVLMRARSSRRTVRRSNSKDSSGSIVIVGLAIFVVGYIGHFFASLIQARISREREYLADSCSVQYTRNPQSLIRLFKKIYLQQTKWISSTSSKQIAHMFFSQGLSLNSMMATHPTILSRIEHVDPKFDRENFLKNERHDFEKEVFDEKWKAQEKKKATQHLIKKGLINDEENQVGIINRIGSVDDASLVNSQNILNTLIPLEVRNFLYKKQDCVLVIYSLFVDHNNFKKRQDQIDLLRERLDESSLQSLIQIVDNMISMPQKARFSLIELAMPALKRLKSKDRDKMFEVINVLIFSDSKTNVREFLLLSVLESLINENKLDTRYKKGSLLTDNLEEVSVVLSFWNLTSNNSKNDTSSFSQAIKELGVSITLRDKSQLNYKCVKQSLESLKFLKDEETEKLIKSLVRGILSDNVVTPIELMYLKMVCLILSVPFPQID
- a CDS encoding LemA family protein, translating into MEIIFIGMAVFALIGLFLIFYFIGIYNSLVRKRNEYQNSFKQIDVQLKRRYDLIPNLVETAKKFMSHERETLEAVIMARNQAAGAMKALGGNAGNIEGMKNSMQMEGMLSQTLGKLFAVSESYPEIKSDSTMSDLMEELKSTENKISFARQHYNDSVTDYNNTREVFPSNIIAGMFNFIAATLWEITNNVEREAVKVEF
- a CDS encoding YceI family protein, yielding MKQSFLVKIVLFLVFSFSSMAASKGVIVDVNLSPAGSFQIKGKLKGSVTQKGDKLISNSLYASVQKFKTGMDLRDDHTKKKLEYKKYPKVEILKAAGKDGKGQAIIQIRSIKKKVSFTYKKLNSKYIQAVFNLSLKDFNFEGINYMGVGVKDIVKVTATVPVK
- a CDS encoding signal peptidase II produces the protein MGKTFFKCLGIFTLVIIIDQISKYLGRGLPTLHYNEGVIFGLYSDIPSALRIIALTSISGFIFFIYTVLIYMLSPRLAILKYGISLFIGGIFGNVIDRTLIGKSIDFIPFNIIPGIEITFNIADVFQWVGAGLILYKIISKEKIIWHPENQRGKLLLYSDEQVKFASKLTAIVVSCSLIFGIFSFTYFRTLLVEVGLLNQKYFITYLVAYIFLSLSFALVVFISGIVLSHRTVGPIFAFESFIDDLIEGVERGEFSLREGDNFRRLEKVATKIKTHLNSK
- a CDS encoding general secretion pathway protein GspF, which codes for MTKKKEEKIIIPEGHTLKTRRDFLSHGLISMGALTAVPSLLGVLSNQAYAAVDCEVAQAIVGKTPILIFDLAGGANLPGSNVMVGGAGGQMDFLQSYTTLGLPPDMHPKNQGQLNTDLGLAFHGDSGILRGIQDNTSAATRAKVDGGVFASSSSDDTQNNPLNPMYWLNAAGAQGSLTNLAGTRNSESGGRSRSPAMSINPAAQPVTINRPEDALALVNIGRLNTVFSRNQAQRILKATQRMSEQRINNFSSKSLPEQIKALVSCGYIQSQDVLNKFSEEAINASSDADVQAVFGNLNNGDDRKTATLAKLVLEGYIGAATIEKGGYDYHNRTRATGEQRDESAGVLIGKVLELAARKQKDLMILVYTDGGVTARAEIDDSANGRGKYVWSGDSGQRSSAFMMVYRNAGRATLRTGKRQVGWFKESGSVENSAMATSNSSVNLSKAIVANYLALSGEEGRLDAIVGDNPFGQDLDKYLIFNKL